The following are encoded in a window of Primulina eburnea isolate SZY01 chromosome 4, ASM2296580v1, whole genome shotgun sequence genomic DNA:
- the LOC140830629 gene encoding probable glutathione S-transferase, producing MAEVKVFGAWGSPFTHRVELALKLKGVEYEFIEEDVRNKSPQLLQYNPVYKKIPVLLHNGKPIAESLVILEYIDDTWEHGPSIMPKNPYDRAMARFWAKFLDEKCVSTLWKACWIPGEDHVKDKEEAQEFLQLLDNELKGKKFFGGDSFTLADIAGNFIAFWFGIIIEVVGVELMTNDKFPNLCAWIDEFNSSFKEHLPDRDKLTELIRGRFLEASAAKS from the exons ATGGCGGAAGTGAAGGTTTTTGGTGCCTGGGGAAGCCCCTTTACCCATAGAGTGGAATTGGCGCTGAAACTGAAAGGAGTGGAATACGAATTCATAGAAGAAGATGTAAGAAATAAGTCCCCTCAGCTTCTTCAGTATAATCCAGTTTACAAAAAAATTCCTGTGCTGCTACATAATGGTAAGCCGATTGCGGAGTCATTGGTGATTCTTGAATATATTGACGACACTTGGGAACATGGGCCATCGATCATGCCGAAAAATCCTTATGACAGAGCCATGGCGCGTTTCTGGGCTAAATTCCTGGATGAGAAA TGTGTCTCAACGTTGTGGAAGGCTTGTTGGATTCCAGGGGAGGATCACGTGAAGGACAAGGAAGAAGCACAAGAGTTCTTACAACTTCTTGATAACGAGCTAAAAGGCAAGAAATTCTTTGGGGGAGATAGCTTTACGCTGGCCGATATCGCTGGCAATTTTATTGCCTTTTGGTTTGGAATTATTATTGAAGTGGTGGGAGTCGAACTCATGACCAACGACAAGTTCCCGAATTTGTGTGCTTGGATCGACGAGTTCAACTCGAGCTTTAAGGAACATCTGCCTGATCGGGATAAATTGACTGAGTTGATCAGGGGTCGGTTTCTGGAGGCCAGTGCAGCTAAATCATGA